A window of Clostridium botulinum BKT015925 contains these coding sequences:
- a CDS encoding peptidoglycan amidohydrolase family protein produces MGKNKFNNKFSNLESTENTQKYVKEMYDLAEKHEKRSVMSFLAIGIPIAVILIFTLVQMISFSVHSSKNETKQIASKTDSIKKDTAKNQPSSPTKKDDKKATPTVTQLNTRLFDYLKLSEKRAVSYYRAKQLNNKSEKGLASIFIAQVLRDNGYKIDNSVINTASLVKTLQKDGWKIISDYKQLQKGDICFTTAHGSSGPPAHTYFFMSWVKEGKTDSAYVADSQVAEYNNTYHTRNISSTTPTKEKFSFFMRKQ; encoded by the coding sequence ATGGGTAAAAACAAATTTAATAATAAATTTAGTAACTTAGAAAGCACTGAAAATACACAAAAATATGTAAAAGAAATGTATGATCTTGCTGAAAAACATGAAAAAAGAAGCGTAATGTCCTTCTTAGCAATAGGAATTCCTATTGCAGTTATATTAATCTTTACTTTGGTTCAAATGATTTCATTTTCAGTACATTCATCTAAAAATGAAACAAAACAAATAGCTTCTAAAACAGATTCTATAAAAAAAGATACTGCAAAAAATCAACCAAGCAGTCCTACAAAAAAGGATGATAAAAAAGCAACTCCTACTGTTACTCAATTAAATACTAGATTATTTGATTATTTAAAGCTATCTGAAAAACGAGCTGTTTCATATTATAGAGCAAAACAACTAAATAATAAAAGTGAAAAAGGACTTGCATCTATTTTTATAGCTCAAGTTTTAAGAGATAATGGTTATAAAATAGACAATTCGGTAATTAATACTGCAAGTCTTGTAAAAACATTACAAAAAGATGGTTGGAAAATTATATCTGACTACAAACAACTTCAAAAAGGAGATATATGCTTTACTACAGCACATGGTTCTAGTGGCCCTCCTGCTCACACTTACTTCTTTATGAGTTGGGTTAAGGAAGGTAAAACTGATTCTGCATATGTTGCTGATAGTCAAGTTGCAGAATATAACAATACTTATCATACAAGAAATATTTCTTCTACAACACCTACGAAAGAAAAATTTAGTTTCTTCATGAGAAAACAATAA
- the hemL gene encoding glutamate-1-semialdehyde 2,1-aminomutase, translated as MKELNHTKSEAIFKEAIKYIPGGVNSPVRAFGSVGLNPIFIDRAKGSKIYDVDGNEYIDYICSWGPLILGHSNEALFEGIEETLRRGTSYGVPTKIEVEMAKLITEAYPSVDMVRMVNSGTEATMSALRVARGYTGRNKILKFEGCYHGHSDALLVKSGSGTITFGVPTSPGVPEGTVKDTLVCRYNDIEAVRKIFKEQGNEIAAVIVEPVSGNMGVVPGKKEFLQFLRKITKEYKSVLIFDEVITGFRLAYGGAQEVYGIQPDMTCFGKIIGAGLPVGAYGGKREIMECVSPVGPVYQAGTLSGNPLAMHMGYKNLSILKENKDIYDKLEEKAIKLEKGFKENIKRLGIKATVVRFKAMLCLFFAEGSLDNFEDVTKCDTEMYAKYFGEMLKRGVLIAPAQFEALFLSTDHSDEDIEYTIKANYEALSTILK; from the coding sequence ATGAAAGAACTAAATCATACTAAATCAGAAGCTATATTTAAAGAAGCCATAAAGTATATACCAGGAGGGGTTAACAGTCCTGTTAGAGCTTTTGGTTCAGTTGGATTAAATCCTATATTTATAGATAGAGCAAAAGGATCAAAAATATATGATGTAGATGGAAATGAATACATAGATTATATATGTTCTTGGGGACCACTTATATTGGGACATAGTAATGAAGCATTATTTGAAGGAATAGAAGAAACTTTGAGACGAGGAACTAGCTATGGAGTTCCAACAAAAATTGAAGTTGAAATGGCAAAACTTATTACGGAAGCTTATCCATCAGTCGATATGGTTAGAATGGTTAACTCTGGAACAGAGGCAACTATGAGTGCATTAAGAGTTGCAAGAGGATATACTGGAAGAAATAAAATATTAAAATTTGAGGGATGTTATCATGGACATTCTGATGCATTATTGGTAAAGTCTGGATCAGGTACTATAACTTTTGGAGTACCAACAAGCCCAGGGGTACCAGAGGGAACAGTTAAAGATACATTGGTTTGTAGATATAATGATATAGAAGCAGTAAGGAAAATTTTTAAAGAACAAGGAAATGAAATCGCTGCGGTTATAGTTGAACCAGTGTCAGGAAATATGGGAGTTGTTCCAGGAAAAAAAGAATTTTTACAGTTTTTAAGAAAAATAACTAAAGAATATAAATCAGTTTTAATTTTTGATGAGGTTATAACAGGATTTAGACTTGCGTATGGTGGGGCTCAGGAAGTATATGGTATACAGCCAGATATGACTTGCTTTGGAAAAATAATAGGAGCTGGTCTTCCTGTAGGTGCTTATGGTGGAAAGAGAGAAATTATGGAGTGCGTATCTCCAGTTGGACCTGTATATCAAGCTGGAACTTTATCAGGAAATCCTTTAGCTATGCACATGGGATATAAAAATTTAAGTATTCTTAAAGAAAATAAAGATATATATGATAAGTTAGAAGAAAAAGCCATAAAGTTAGAAAAAGGCTTTAAGGAAAACATAAAGAGGCTAGGTATAAAGGCAACAGTAGTAAGATTTAAGGCTATGTTATGTTTATTTTTTGCAGAAGGTTCTTTAGATAATTTTGAAGACGTAACAAAGTGTGATACAGAAATGTATGCTAAGTATTTTGGAGAGATGTTAAAAAGGGGAGTACTTATAGCTCCAGCTCAATTTGAAGCATTGTTTTTATCAACTGATCATAGTGATGAGGACATTGAATATACGATAAAAGCAAATTATGAAGCTCTTAGCACTATATTAAAATAA
- the hemB gene encoding porphobilinogen synthase → MNIVKRPRRLRVNRVIRDLVRETTLNMNDFIYPLFVVEGENIKKEISSLKGQYQFSIDKLEEEIKELVSLGIKSVILFGIPDVKDEVGCGAYDDNGIIQRAVREIKGKFKDMYVVTDLCMCEYTSHGHCGILDEDGYVNNDKTLKYLAKIAVSQAKAGANMIAPSDMMDGRIAAIREALDKEGFCNIPIMSYSAKYASAFYGPFRDAADSAPSFGDRKSYQMDPANVNEGIRETELDIEEGADIVMVKPALPYLDVLRKVKDTFNIPVAAYNVSGEYAMIKNAVDAGLLDESAILESLISIKRAGADIIITYFAKDAARMLRR, encoded by the coding sequence ATGAATATTGTAAAAAGACCTAGACGTTTAAGAGTTAATAGAGTAATAAGAGATTTAGTTAGAGAAACAACTTTAAATATGAATGATTTTATATATCCTTTATTTGTAGTTGAAGGAGAAAATATAAAAAAAGAAATTTCATCATTAAAAGGACAATATCAATTTTCCATAGATAAACTAGAAGAAGAAATAAAAGAACTTGTATCATTAGGTATAAAATCTGTAATATTATTTGGAATTCCAGATGTAAAAGATGAAGTGGGTTGTGGTGCATATGATGATAATGGAATAATTCAAAGAGCGGTCAGAGAAATAAAAGGTAAATTTAAAGATATGTATGTTGTAACTGACCTTTGTATGTGTGAATATACATCTCATGGACATTGTGGAATTTTAGATGAAGATGGATATGTAAATAATGATAAAACGCTAAAATATTTAGCTAAAATTGCAGTAAGCCAAGCAAAAGCAGGAGCAAATATGATAGCACCTTCAGATATGATGGATGGAAGAATAGCTGCAATAAGAGAAGCTTTAGACAAAGAAGGATTTTGTAATATACCTATAATGTCATATAGTGCAAAATATGCATCAGCTTTTTATGGACCATTTAGAGATGCAGCGGATTCAGCTCCATCTTTTGGTGATAGAAAATCATATCAAATGGATCCGGCCAATGTTAATGAAGGCATAAGAGAGACTGAGCTTGATATAGAAGAAGGCGCAGATATAGTAATGGTAAAGCCTGCACTTCCTTATTTAGATGTTTTAAGAAAAGTTAAAGATACATTTAACATACCTGTAGCTGCTTATAATGTTAGTGGAGAATATGCAATGATAAAAAATGCTGTAGATGCGGGACTTTTAGATGAAAGTGCCATTTTAGAATCATTAATTTCCATAAAGAGAGCAGGGGCAGATATAATAATAACTTATTTTGCTAAAGATGCAGCAAGAATGCTTAGGAGGTAG
- the cobA gene encoding uroporphyrinogen-III C-methyltransferase yields MNGKVFLVGAGPGDYKLITLKGMECIKKSDVIVYDRLASSRLLKEAKETCEFIYVGKKSSNHTKTQDEINDIIVHKAKTGKIVTRLKGGDPYVFGRGGEEGEYLNKKGVKFEVIPGITSAIGGLCYAGIPITHRDYASSFHVITGHLKEEGAELNWKSISSLEGTLVFLMGVSNLKNICNSLIKEGKNKFTKAAIINWASTTKQKVVVGNLENIYEKAMAEKISSPSLIVIGEVVSLRDKLNFFENKPLFGKNIVVTRSRVQSSNLVERIIELGGNPIEVPAIKIEEIPSNVELDNGIEYINEFNYLIFTSRNAVKIFFERLFELNFDSRKLGNLKVVAIGTGTSDELRHYGIIPDVLPKKFVAESVVELLKEVLQKEDKVFIPRSSEARTYLVEELNKLCNVTEVKIYNTIKGSGNKDDIINLLNNKNIDYITFTSSSTVKNFIEIMGKQNIEKLKDTKLVSIGPITSKTIEDFGLKVYNEAEEYTIEGIIKTLIRG; encoded by the coding sequence ATGAATGGAAAAGTATTTTTAGTAGGAGCAGGTCCGGGAGATTACAAACTTATAACTTTAAAAGGTATGGAATGTATAAAAAAATCAGATGTAATTGTTTATGATAGATTAGCAAGTAGTAGGCTTTTGAAAGAGGCTAAAGAAACTTGTGAATTTATTTATGTTGGAAAAAAGTCTAGTAATCATACTAAAACTCAAGATGAAATCAATGATATTATAGTACATAAAGCTAAAACGGGAAAAATAGTTACAAGATTGAAGGGTGGAGATCCCTATGTTTTTGGTAGAGGTGGAGAAGAAGGAGAATATTTAAATAAAAAAGGTGTGAAATTTGAGGTTATACCTGGAATAACATCAGCTATAGGTGGGCTTTGCTATGCAGGTATACCAATTACACATAGAGATTATGCATCATCTTTTCATGTTATAACAGGTCATTTAAAAGAAGAAGGAGCAGAACTTAATTGGAAGTCAATATCTTCATTAGAAGGAACTTTAGTATTTTTAATGGGAGTTTCTAATTTAAAAAATATATGCAATTCTTTAATTAAAGAAGGAAAAAATAAATTTACTAAAGCTGCTATAATAAATTGGGCAAGTACTACAAAACAAAAAGTTGTAGTTGGAAATTTAGAAAATATATATGAAAAAGCTATGGCTGAAAAGATAAGTTCACCAAGTCTTATTGTAATAGGTGAGGTTGTATCACTTAGGGATAAATTAAATTTCTTTGAGAATAAACCATTGTTTGGGAAAAATATAGTTGTAACTAGATCACGTGTTCAAAGTAGTAACCTTGTGGAAAGAATAATTGAACTTGGAGGAAATCCTATAGAAGTTCCTGCAATTAAGATAGAAGAAATACCTAGTAATGTGGAACTTGATAATGGAATAGAATATATCAATGAATTTAACTATTTAATTTTCACTAGTAGAAATGCTGTTAAAATATTTTTTGAAAGATTGTTTGAACTTAATTTTGATAGTAGAAAGTTAGGTAACTTGAAAGTTGTAGCTATAGGAACAGGAACATCAGATGAACTTAGACATTATGGAATTATTCCAGATGTTTTACCAAAAAAATTTGTAGCTGAATCTGTAGTAGAATTACTAAAAGAAGTTCTACAAAAAGAGGATAAAGTTTTTATACCAAGATCAAGTGAAGCTAGAACATATTTAGTAGAAGAATTAAATAAACTTTGTAATGTTACAGAAGTCAAAATTTATAATACTATAAAAGGTTCAGGCAATAAAGATGATATAATTAATTTATTAAACAACAAAAATATAGATTATATAACATTTACAAGTTCATCTACAGTAAAAAATTTTATTGAAATAATGGGAAAACAAAATATAGAAAAATTAAAGGATACAAAATTAGTTTCAATAGGACCTATAACTTCAAAGACTATAGAAGATTTTGGCCTTAAGGTTTATAATGAAGCAGAAGAATATACAATAGAAGGAATTATTAAAACTTTAATAAGAGGATAG
- the hemC gene encoding hydroxymethylbilane synthase, with protein sequence MKIIVGSRGSKLALTQTNWVIDKIKENHPQVNFEIKIISTKGDRIQHMPLDKIGGKGLFVQEIEEQLINGQIDLAVHSMKDMSTDIPEELKFSYVPVREDYRDVLILNKKYKSIDELPKGAKIGTGSKRRKYQLLDYRNDLKIVPIRGNVDTRIKKIETENLDGIVLASAGIKRLGLEDKIDYNIFYLEKDIMLPSPAQGILALEIKRGRKDLENILKSIEDEISTIQAEAERAFLKGVNGGCHVPIGALCSINKDTVEVTGLLGKEDASKIVRKTLVGSIDEAEYIGYELAKIVLKEIN encoded by the coding sequence ATGAAAATAATAGTAGGTTCTAGAGGAAGTAAACTTGCACTTACCCAAACTAACTGGGTTATTGATAAAATAAAGGAGAATCATCCACAAGTAAATTTTGAAATTAAAATAATATCCACAAAAGGGGATAGAATTCAGCACATGCCTTTGGATAAAATTGGAGGCAAGGGATTGTTTGTTCAGGAAATTGAAGAACAATTAATAAATGGACAAATAGACTTAGCTGTTCATAGTATGAAAGACATGTCTACGGATATTCCTGAAGAGTTGAAGTTCTCTTATGTACCAGTAAGAGAAGATTATAGGGATGTTTTAATTTTGAATAAAAAATATAAATCTATTGATGAACTACCTAAAGGAGCTAAAATAGGTACAGGTAGTAAAAGAAGAAAATATCAGCTTTTAGATTACAGAAATGATTTAAAAATAGTACCTATAAGGGGAAATGTTGATACTAGAATAAAAAAAATAGAAACTGAAAATTTAGATGGAATAGTTTTAGCTAGTGCTGGGATAAAGAGATTAGGCTTGGAAGATAAAATTGATTATAATATTTTTTATTTAGAAAAAGATATTATGTTACCTTCTCCTGCTCAGGGAATATTAGCATTAGAGATAAAAAGAGGAAGAAAAGATTTAGAGAATATATTAAAGTCCATAGAAGATGAAATATCTACGATTCAAGCAGAAGCGGAAAGAGCTTTTTTAAAAGGTGTCAATGGTGGATGTCATGTTCCAATAGGAGCACTTTGTAGTATAAATAAAGATACTGTAGAAGTTACAGGTCTATTAGGAAAAGAAGATGCTTCAAAAATAGTAAGAAAAACTTTAGTTGGAAGTATTGATGAGGCAGAGTATATTGGTTATGAACTTGCCAAAATTGTACTTAAGGAGATAAATTAA
- a CDS encoding precorrin-2 dehydrogenase/sirohydrochlorin ferrochelatase family protein, with the protein MYYPLMLDIRNRNVVVVGGGKVAFRKTKKLLEFGANVILISPQLINEFNDLKKIYLSKLNIIIDCYNDSYIKNSYLVIGATSNKSINKKISVCCKEKNILCNIVDDINSSDFIVPSSVKRGDLVISISTMGKSPMLAAKIKQEIEKKYSNKYEEYIVLLGEARNIVIRKFKDDAKKEILKNLINMSLDEIKIFIKENR; encoded by the coding sequence ATGTACTATCCTTTAATGTTGGATATAAGGAATAGAAATGTTGTAGTTGTAGGTGGAGGAAAAGTAGCATTTAGAAAAACAAAAAAGTTATTAGAATTTGGAGCAAATGTTATATTAATTTCACCTCAATTAATAAATGAGTTTAATGATTTAAAAAAAATATATTTAAGTAAACTAAATATAATAATAGATTGTTATAATGACAGTTATATTAAAAATTCATATTTAGTAATAGGAGCAACATCGAATAAAAGTATAAATAAGAAAATAAGTGTATGCTGCAAAGAAAAAAATATTCTTTGTAATATAGTTGATGATATAAATAGTTCGGATTTTATAGTTCCCTCATCTGTAAAACGTGGGGACCTTGTAATTTCAATTTCTACCATGGGCAAAAGTCCTATGCTTGCAGCTAAAATAAAACAAGAAATAGAAAAAAAATATTCAAATAAATATGAAGAATATATAGTTCTTTTAGGAGAAGCTAGGAACATTGTGATTAGAAAATTTAAAGACGATGCTAAAAAAGAAATCTTAAAAAATCTTATTAATATGAGTTTAGATGAAATTAAGATTTTTATAAAGGAGAATAGATAA
- the hemA gene encoding glutamyl-tRNA reductase — MNLAIVGMKYNNTPIDIREKVSFSTSQKMKCGKYLTEKGIDEVIILSTCNRSEIYIASEDIDNKIDIIIDFYKEYSKVDNIYDYIFIKKNIDAIFHIYNVSSGLDSMILCEDQILGQVKDAMAFSMQHKLSKKILNKLFREAITSAKKIKSELKVSETPISMVYIAIKLLKQNIGSLCGKKACIIGAGEMGRLALKHLIGEDLQEIFVANRTYDNVIDLLKEFPKIKPVKYESKSKILEDVDILITATSAPHIVITHNELKNIKNPLYIMDLALPRDVEKGVEELKNIHLYDVDNFKNISDSNKIKREELSKIAKDIIESKVNEFVNWMESLKVDITIKELNDRCEDIGNEYLGYINRRINLSKRDEEILEKMLLGALKKVIKEPILNLKELNNEKEINKYIDSINNLFNF; from the coding sequence ATGAATTTAGCAATTGTAGGTATGAAGTACAACAATACACCTATAGATATAAGGGAAAAAGTTTCGTTTTCTACATCTCAAAAAATGAAATGTGGAAAATATTTAACTGAAAAGGGAATAGATGAGGTAATTATATTATCAACTTGTAATAGAAGTGAAATATATATAGCTAGTGAGGATATAGATAATAAAATAGATATAATTATAGATTTTTATAAAGAATATTCAAAGGTTGATAATATATATGATTATATTTTTATAAAAAAAAATATAGATGCAATTTTTCATATATATAATGTATCTTCTGGACTTGATTCTATGATTTTATGTGAAGATCAAATTTTAGGACAAGTAAAAGATGCAATGGCATTTTCAATGCAGCATAAACTTAGTAAAAAAATATTAAATAAACTTTTTAGAGAGGCCATAACTTCAGCTAAAAAAATAAAAAGTGAACTTAAAGTTTCAGAAACTCCAATATCTATGGTTTATATTGCAATAAAATTATTAAAACAAAATATAGGTAGTCTATGTGGAAAAAAAGCGTGCATAATAGGTGCAGGAGAAATGGGACGATTAGCACTGAAACATTTAATAGGGGAAGATTTACAAGAAATATTTGTAGCAAATAGGACTTATGATAATGTAATAGACTTACTTAAAGAATTTCCTAAAATAAAACCTGTAAAATATGAAAGTAAATCTAAAATATTAGAAGATGTAGACATACTTATAACTGCCACATCTGCACCTCATATAGTAATTACTCATAATGAGTTGAAAAATATAAAAAATCCATTATATATAATGGATTTGGCACTTCCAAGAGATGTAGAAAAAGGTGTTGAAGAATTAAAAAATATACATCTTTATGATGTAGATAATTTTAAAAATATTTCAGATAGTAATAAAATAAAAAGGGAAGAACTATCTAAAATAGCGAAAGATATAATTGAATCAAAAGTTAATGAGTTTGTTAATTGGATGGAATCTTTAAAAGTAGATATTACTATAAAAGAATTAAATGATAGATGTGAAGATATTGGGAATGAATACTTAGGATATATAAATAGAAGAATAAATTTAAGCAAGAGAGATGAAGAAATATTAGAAAAAATGTTATTGGGGGCTTTAAAAAAAGTAATTAAAGAACCTATATTGAATCTTAAAGAATTAAATAATGAAAAAGAAATAAACAAATATATAGATAGTATAAATAACTTGTTTAATTTTTAA
- a CDS encoding 4Fe-4S binding protein, with the protein MVKLSPKEIAELKGQGYILEKDKEHFVCRVITVNGTMTSEKIKKVADISEKYGEGHMSFTSRLTIEIRGIKYEDIDNVKEELKEGGMYAGGTGKRVRPVTSCKGTVCSYGLLDTQELNRKIHERFYLGWYDVVLPHKFKIAVGGCPNNCIKPNLNDLGIMAQRKPELNLEKCKNCGKCAVIEKCRMKAVYKVEDRVAIDREKCINCGKCIENCYFSAMEVKEEGMKIYLGGRWGKYPKAGYLVDKIFNEEEALDFIEKAILYFKENGIPGERFGIMLDRIGFNKAQEVLLGNDMIERKPEILSK; encoded by the coding sequence ATGGTTAAATTAAGTCCAAAGGAAATAGCAGAATTAAAGGGACAAGGATATATACTTGAAAAAGATAAAGAACATTTTGTATGTAGGGTTATAACTGTTAATGGTACTATGACTTCTGAAAAAATAAAAAAAGTAGCAGATATTTCAGAAAAATATGGAGAAGGACATATGAGTTTTACCTCCAGATTAACTATTGAAATACGTGGAATAAAATACGAAGATATAGATAATGTAAAAGAAGAACTTAAAGAAGGCGGAATGTATGCAGGTGGTACAGGAAAGAGAGTAAGACCAGTTACTTCTTGTAAGGGAACAGTATGTAGTTATGGATTATTAGATACTCAAGAGTTAAATAGAAAAATTCATGAGAGATTTTATTTAGGATGGTATGATGTAGTTTTACCACATAAATTTAAAATTGCAGTTGGAGGATGTCCCAATAATTGTATAAAACCTAATTTAAATGATCTTGGAATTATGGCACAAAGAAAACCAGAATTGAATTTAGAGAAATGTAAAAACTGTGGTAAGTGTGCCGTTATAGAAAAGTGTAGAATGAAAGCTGTATATAAAGTAGAGGACAGGGTAGCAATAGATAGAGAAAAGTGTATTAATTGTGGTAAATGTATAGAGAATTGTTACTTTAGTGCTATGGAAGTAAAAGAAGAAGGTATGAAAATTTACTTAGGTGGAAGATGGGGTAAATATCCTAAAGCAGGATATTTAGTGGACAAAATATTTAATGAAGAAGAAGCATTAGATTTTATAGAGAAAGCAATATTATATTTCAAAGAAAATGGGATTCCAGGAGAAAGATTTGGAATAATGCTTGATAGAATAGGTTTTAATAAGGCACAAGAAGTTTTATTGGGTAATGACATGATTGAAAGAAAACCTGAAATATTAAGTAAATAA
- a CDS encoding Na+/H+ antiporter family protein — MVLLNPVVISVIIMIILSLLNLNVILSILIASVVAGLAAGLPLTTTMETLINGMGGNSETALSYVLLGLLAVAVSKTGLARILCNKISKAVKEKKILFILLLAFFSCFSQNLIPVHIAFIPIIIPSLLGLMNKLKIDRRAIACALTFGLEFPYVTIPVGFGLAFHNLIRDEMVANGLNITTNMVWKGLWIPGVFMILGLLVAVFITYRKPREYKKVKIDDFNDSDEELKMNKTHYLALLGAVIAFVVQVITKSLPLGALSGIVFMIITGTIKWNKIDEFMNESIIMMGLIAFVMLVASGYGNVLRETGAVNTLVQSVTMGIGGSKVVGAVLMLLVGLLVTLGIGTSFGTVPILAAIYVPLAQNLGFSVIGIIALIGVAGALGDAGSPASDSTLGPTSGLSVDKQHNHIWDTCVPTFLHYNIALIIGGTIAALIL, encoded by the coding sequence TTGGTATTATTAAATCCAGTAGTTATTTCTGTAATAATAATGATTATTTTAAGTCTTTTAAATCTAAATGTTATTTTATCAATATTGATTGCTTCAGTAGTAGCTGGACTTGCTGCCGGATTACCACTTACGACTACAATGGAAACTCTTATAAATGGAATGGGAGGAAATTCGGAAACTGCACTAAGCTATGTATTATTAGGTTTATTAGCTGTTGCTGTAAGTAAAACAGGACTTGCTAGAATTTTATGCAATAAGATATCCAAGGCGGTTAAAGAAAAGAAAATACTGTTTATTTTATTACTAGCTTTCTTTTCATGTTTTTCACAAAATCTTATTCCTGTGCATATAGCATTTATTCCAATAATAATTCCATCACTATTAGGACTTATGAACAAGCTAAAAATTGATAGAAGAGCAATAGCATGTGCTTTAACTTTTGGACTTGAATTTCCGTATGTTACTATTCCAGTTGGATTTGGACTTGCATTTCATAATCTTATAAGAGATGAGATGGTAGCTAATGGTTTAAATATAACTACAAATATGGTATGGAAGGGATTATGGATTCCAGGAGTATTTATGATATTAGGATTGTTAGTTGCTGTATTTATAACTTATAGAAAACCAAGAGAATATAAAAAAGTAAAAATTGATGACTTTAATGATTCTGATGAAGAATTAAAGATGAATAAAACTCATTATTTAGCTTTATTGGGAGCTGTTATTGCTTTTGTAGTTCAGGTTATAACTAAATCATTACCATTAGGAGCATTATCAGGTATTGTATTTATGATTATAACTGGAACAATAAAGTGGAATAAGATAGATGAATTTATGAATGAAAGCATTATAATGATGGGATTAATTGCTTTTGTAATGCTAGTTGCAAGTGGGTATGGAAATGTTCTTAGGGAAACAGGAGCTGTTAATACTTTAGTTCAATCAGTAACTATGGGTATTGGGGGAAGTAAAGTAGTTGGAGCAGTATTAATGCTTTTAGTAGGACTTTTAGTGACATTAGGTATAGGAACTTCTTTTGGAACTGTACCTATATTAGCTGCAATTTATGTTCCGTTAGCACAAAATTTAGGGTTTAGTGTTATAGGAATAATAGCTTTGATTGGAGTTGCAGGGGCACTAGGAGATGCAGGTTCTCCAGCATCTGATAGTACACTTGGACCAACATCAGGTTTAAGTGTAGATAAGCAGCATAATCATATATGGGATACTTGTGTTCCCACTTTCCTTCATTATAATATAGCTTTAATTATAGGAGGAACTATAGCTGCATTAATTTTATAG
- a CDS encoding staygreen family protein, which translates to MKNLDPKKLSVNFQQNIPSTKPILPRRYTLTHCDEKEDLFLDIGFDYTYDKISNARDEVFAQWIELNGEHILSVDVYVGGLEFDFVNQSKRYDIFNKTLPIVLSAIRYGDSELFKAHSELDNSEVIVHFHSIYPSFNTKKFVGYINNFID; encoded by the coding sequence TTGAAAAATTTAGATCCAAAAAAACTGTCTGTAAATTTTCAACAGAATATACCTTCAACTAAACCTATTCTTCCTCGACGTTATACCTTAACCCATTGCGATGAAAAAGAAGATTTGTTTTTAGATATAGGATTTGATTATACTTATGATAAAATTAGCAATGCTAGAGATGAAGTATTTGCACAATGGATAGAATTAAATGGAGAACATATTTTAAGTGTGGATGTATATGTTGGTGGTTTAGAATTTGACTTTGTTAATCAATCTAAAAGATACGATATATTCAACAAAACACTCCCTATTGTATTATCTGCTATAAGATATGGCGATAGTGAATTATTTAAAGCTCATTCTGAACTCGACAATTCTGAAGTAATTGTTCATTTCCACTCTATATATCCTAGCTTCAATACTAAAAAATTCGTCGGATATATAAATAATTTTATTGATTAA